Below is a window of Malus domestica chromosome 13, GDT2T_hap1 DNA.
aaacctaggGGTTAGTATGCTGATAActgttttaatatatatatatatatatatatcaacttggtccacttatatttgttttgcacccccttcAGGACATAGGAACGAGGATTATGATCTAAGCTAcaaggcattcccctaccagtgaCTTCGTGCTTTATTCTCTCTGTTTTGGCTCCTATTGTAAGAACACTTCCTTATCTTAATTTCCACTTGTACTCTGTATTAGAGGTATGCTCTcaacatgtcatgcattatctTAATAATTAATTGCTAGTAGTTGAACTTTAGTATTGTGTTTTACGTTCTTATTGGATGATTAATCccaatttatatgcatgttcacatgttcttagcatTTGCATTAATTAAATGACTTTCGTCACCCCtcgggtgtcagccagcacgtgACCATCCAGATGTTCCAAGAACATCTGGATTAGGGCGTGTCAGCCATCGCTGCTTTCATTGTCGTCTTTGCTTTCATTGTCATCACTTATTTTCATTGTCGTCCCTGCTTTCATTGTCGTCCCTACTTGTCATTAATGTGGCTGCTTTCATTACCGTTGCTGCTTTTCATTGCCGTCACTGCTTTCCACTGctatccattttttttcttcttcacattGTCATTGCTATTTTTCATTGTAGTCACTGCTACTACCTGCGTGTGTTGAGACGCTACCAGCTACTGTGCTCGTTGCTTTGGAGAGAAAAAGGTGCGAGAATGGCCTTGAGTTGTCCTTATTCATTGACCCGTGCGAGGTAGTTTTGTATTTTCCATTtatcatttattatttatatttccttttattttatttcatgcAACTATGTTGTTCCTCAAGTTCTTCAAGAATAACACTATCACCATCCTTACAAAGGATGTGGAATCTCAAGACAAGGGAACCACGTTACCCCTTCATGCACCGTTGACTGTTCCTAAGGCACTTATCTGTTTGGGAAAAGATAATTTTATGCATATTGAGTCGTAGACTAATGAAGTGACTTGGGAGGTAATTGACTTCGGGCAGTCGAGATCTAATGATAGGGAATGTGCATCCAACGTTTTGATTTTAAACTCTTTGCATCATGTTCGTGATAGCCTATCCGCCTCGTTCAAACTCCTTGGTGACCATATCCGTAATAGGATCGTGATTTAGAGGGGCAACCTTCCAACAGTTAGAGAGTTCATATTTTTGAAGCTTTATTAGAAGTGGCTTGAAGATGTTCTGAGTTGGTCTAGAGTTGTTCTTACGAGTGTGGGGCTTTGTTACACCATGTTCGCCTCTTTGTTGTGCTATGATCGTCATCCTCCTGTCGTCGTGCCTTCCTGGAACATTGGTGTTTAGCAAACAACACTCTTCATACCTCACGGGGGGAGCTAGCTGTTTCGCTCTGGGATCTACACAAGCTTGGTGTTTGTTGATTCATGGGAAATTCTATGACGAAGTTGTTCCTTGTGTTGAAGAGTTTTCCCATCGAAATAGCCGAGGCCTACCTACTAGTTGTTGGTATTTGTTATTTACATATCATAAGCTTTCTTAAGAGGTCAAAAGTAAATCTGGGGTCAAGGTCACTTCGTGGATATGATTTTGGTATCGGGGTATGATGAAGTATAAAAAACCACTAAAAAAGAATGGAAGAAACAAAACCACAAAGCTAAAAGGTGACTCTGATCTTACTGGTGTTATTGGGTCGGCTAGACGACATACTTCCATAGAACAAAAGGTCTTTGATGAGTTAGGTATAGTTGTTGAACATGTGGAGGAATCGTATTTGGTTACCTTTCTTGCTCACTGGCTCTACAGTTTGTttttcccaaagataacatcaATTTTATCTACCAAGGGGTGTTTAAAGTCCTAGTAAAATGGTCGTAGGTGAGCTCTTCAGTCTCGCTATCTCGGTATTGGCCAATATATATGACGGCTTGAACGAGATTTTGAATTTAGCAAATCTCGAAGATTGTACAGCTACCATCCCCTTCCAttatgtgtatggttggttggACGAATATTTTGGCACTCACTTCTCATCACAAACTTCCGACAAGTTCACACCTCAAATGACTAAGTATTTTGGAATACTTTCTGCAAAGAGCCTTGATGATTTACTAGAGCGTACTTTGTTTATAGAATGTGAAAGCTTTCGAATGGATTGTCTAGCTAGAGTAGGTTTGGGGCACCAAAAACTCATTAATGACTTCAAATTTCATCTTTCGGAGTCAACTTACCTTATAAGCCTCGGTTCTAGGTATGTTACTTTGAGATAGGAGAATCGGTGCATCATTCAACCTTATAGCCCTCACTAATGTAGTAAGAAGTTTCACTTTGTTCAGCATGTCCCTGGCAAGATAAAAAGTGATATTCGAACAGGTTCATTGCAGTTTGTGTAACTGTATTGGGAATCTTGCACTTAGGCTGGTACCAACTCTTTGATAATTATGCCCGCCAAAAATGAGTTCAAAACGTTACTCGCACTTATGTTGgttggtggtcaaaggtacATCACTTTGATTCTGCAAGGGCGACGAGCAATACAAATTCTTCTTGTCTCCAAGATGAAATGTTGAGAGAAGACCTTCCCTTTGCTCTTGTGAGGCCACATCTTGATTGCACCAGTACAGCTTCTTCCAAAGTTGGACCAATGCCCTTACTTCCTCAGCCTCTGAGTTTGTCTTCATGCTCCTCTCAACGTCCTGATGACtctgaagaagaaagagatgtAGTCGATTCAAACGAGGATCAACTCGTTTTGCACAACAAGCGACCACTTGAGGATGTTCTTGATGATAGCGAAGTTAACTTCAAACACCAAAAGAAGGCTTCAAAACCTTCACATCATGACAATCATGACTTACTTCCTATTGGTGACTTTGTCTTTGGCGGTGTCCTTTCATCTTTGCAACCAATACATGGCGATGAGGTACTTTTTCTTGTGACTTTTTctcatcatcatttttttttcatcttttgtCTTCATTTTTTGACACATACCTTTGCCCCAGACTGTACCTGTTGGTTTGGTGGATTTGGCAAGTATGACGGGTCCTACTTTTGCTAAGATGGTGTTTAGAAGCACCTTACCTATAGAGGATGAAATCAGTGATCCACCTATGACAGAGGTTATTTTGAGCTCAACTACTATCCTGGGAGGGCCTAGCGTATGTGTACATGCACAGGAGCCTATCTTACGTCTAATGAGTTAGTCGGCTAATTATGAGGTCATGCTTAGAGGGCCTAATCCAGGTGGTATTGAGCAAATTAGCTACCGCATCAACCTTCAAGCAGTTGCTGATATGAGAAACCATATTCAGAAGAAGATCTTGAAGTGTTCCTTGGAAGACTTGATGTTGCTCAAAGACTTAGCCAAAttagcttctacaatcgacaATCTTGGAGTAGATTCCTCGCTTTTGAGGGTCCGAATTGCTAAGCTTATCACTACTTCAACTAAGTACTCCTCTTTGCATGTCATTTCTTCGAAGAAGTTAACTCCGGAGGTTTGAGACCAGCAGCTTGCGGCCATTGACTTGTCTCTTACTCAGGCTCAATCGCTTTAACAAGCTGCCATCAATTGTTATCATCTCATGGGAGACTTCCTAGCTTCTACGAACTTACGAATGGAGGCGTTAAAGAAGGAATATGAGAAATTATAAGTAGAGGCATGATACATCGAAGACCTATGTTGTTTAAACTTGAACTTCTCACAAAGCTCGTCCATTAGGAGATTAGAGAACTGCTTCCCATTAACTGTGATTATGTAGCCAGGCACACCATATCGATGAATGATATGTGCTTTTATGAAATGAACCAagatttccttcttcacttcCTTCAATGGGATAGCCTCTTCCCACTTGGAAAAGTAGTATGTCATCACTAAGATGTAGGATTGCCCTGCCGAGTCCAACGACATCCAAACCCCACACGTGGAAAGGCCATGAGGCAATTGTCGCATGCAACAGCTCTGGCAGTTAATGTATGAAATTGGCAAGCTTTGCACCTCTTTGCGTAGTTGAGGCAGTCTTTTACCATTGTCAGCCAGTAGTAGCCCATCCTCTTTAGTTGGAAATGCAGCTTAGGTCGAGATTGATGTGCCCCGCATATTATTGAGTGAGCTTTTCCATCACCTGGATGGCCTCTTCTTCTCCCAAGCATCTGAGAAGCACTCCCTCGAAAGAACATCGATAAAGTGCCTCCTTGTAGTAAAGGAAGCAAGGTGCTCATCATTGAACATCTAAACGGTGCCTAGGATTGTCTGGTAGTTTTTCATGTTCCAGATAGTTAATCAATAATTGCCTCCATTCTTCTGTATCAATAGGAAGTATGGAGATGATATTTGCATCTTCCAATGGTGACTCAATGATGAGCAAGACCACCCACCGTTGACAAATCAGAATGTTCACATCCTCTCCTTCTCTTAGAGCTATGTTTGAAGCCAAGTTGGCGAGAGTATCTGCCATTTGGTTCTCCTTCCTCGGAACGTGCTCCACTATGACAGCATCAGACCTTTGAAGGAATTGTGTAGCCAACCGGTAGTATGGAACGAGATCATCCTTTCTCACTTCATACTCGATTAATAGTTGATTGATTACAAGCTTAAAATCCCCATATACCTACAACTTTGAGATCTATATCTCAACTACCATTCATACCTCGATGATCAAAGATTGGTATTCAGCAACGTTGTTAGAACATAATTCCTTTAGGCAAAATGAGTAAGGTAACACCAGCTTTTGTGGTGAGACGAACACCACGCCTACCTCTGCTTCATCTAATCCCGTTGACCTGTCAAAGAACATCGGCATGGAACACTTCTTCATTTGGCAGGTCATATGAAATTGAATTAGGCAACCTGCTAAGAAGTATGTTAAAGCTTGTCCTTTGACGGCCTTTGCTGGGATGTAGATAATCTCGTATTGATTAAAAAGTAACGCCCATTTAGCCAATCGCCTTATCAAGACTGGCTTCGACATGCATACTTATCCGAGTTGGCCTGTGCGATTAGGTGTATGCAGCATGTAATGCCTTAGTTTCTAGATGGCAAATACAAGAGCAAGACACATCTTCTCGATCAGGGAGTAGTTTAGTTAAGCACCATTGAGAGTTTGACTGAGGTAGTAAAGTGTTATTTCCTCTTGGGATTCATTCTCTTATGCCACGAGTGttccaactgaactttcctaAGTGGAGATGTACAATATGAATGGCCTTCTAGGCAGAGGTGTTCCTAGGATAGGCGGGCTGGACAGGTACtgctttatgctttcaaaagcattatGGTAGACCATATCCCATACGAACAACATGTCCTTCTTCATTAGTCTGTTGAAGGGTTGGCAATGCCCTACTAGGTTGGAGATGCACCATCTGATTCGCCCTTCCAAGCTTTTCAACTCCTTTAGGTTTCTTGGCTCAAGCATTCTTTGGATGGCCTTAATCTTTGACTGGTCCACCTTAATGTACAATGCTTGACGATGAAGCCAAGGAATTTCCCTGACGTGACACCAAATGCGCACTTCAATGGGTTCATCTTCATATTGTATTTTTACAACTGGTTGATTATCATTCATAAGTTTTTCAAGTGATATGACCTCTTCTTCGTCTTGACCACCAAATCGTCAATGTAGCACTCGACATTCTTGtgagcatgtcattgaagattttctacatGGCACGTTGATAGGTTGCTCCAGTATTTTtgagaccaaagggcatcacttTGTAGTAATAAATACCCTTAGGATTGCGAAAGGCTGTCAACTTTTCATCTTCTGGGTCTATTCTTATTTGGTTGTAACCGAACGAACCTTCTATGAAGGATAATGCTTTATGACATGTGGTTgcatccaccatgatttcaatgattggcaAAGGAAAATTGTCTTTTGGGCAAGCATCATTCAAGTAGCGAAAGTCTACACAAATGCGGATTTGTCCCAATTTTTTAAGAACGATGACTATGTTtaagatccacttggggtactTTACCTCCTTGATGAAACCTACCTCAATCAATTTACCGATCTTAGCTTCGATTTGAGGAATGAGCTCTGACTGATAACGTCTCCAATAACCGAGAGGTGATGCACAGTAATGACAGGATCTAGACCTGGCATGTCTTTGTATGTCCATGTGAAGACGTTATTGTACTCCAGCAACAGTTGGTAAtattcctccacttcttccGGACTTAATAGTGCACTAACAAAGATAGGCTTTGGGTCTTCATTTGTGCCCAAGTTTAGCTCTTTTAGCTTATCTAGAATCGCTTGCCCCCCCCCAGATCCTCGCGGTGGAGCCTCATTGATGTCTCCCTCAGCATTTTCATCCTTATTGACTTCTTTAACTGCGATGCGGTAAACGCTTTGGACTATTTCTTCTTCGGCATCCTCTTTGATCTGCTAGTTTGCGAATTGACTGGTGTGTGTAATTGTTCATCGTTTCACCTTCAGTTGTTCATCCAAACTCACGTCTAGTGTTGATTGGCGCTTCATGCATGAGGGGATTAAACTTTGAATCTCACCATCTTTGGCTAAATTGACATGTCTCATTTTTGCTGAGATCgtcttcttttctttagataGATTTTTTACCATTGTGAGTCTCTCCAAAGTCGACCTTCGTGTGGGAAAACCAGCCACACTTTCCTGTCTGCTAGAgctgaaggaaatcttttgggaaaacatgttcatttgagcaacatcatatagcatgcaattaacaattaaaggcggaatcatgcttgtatgcactcaaaaacaaaacattaccatgaaattcaaagcctagtagattggtgaaccaataatcaactcaaaacaaagtgagttgaaattaatacctttgtagattcctctttgcataagcaaaggctaatcacccaaagagatagggccttcattccttgcttcttagatccatggatttggatggaagaataggttctctaagttcccaaaattgagaacctctaagtctcttcaccaaggttagattgtagaagaaatgagtgaccttggagtagtaggattgctagatgtaccctccaaggtggtggcctctttagagagaaatggagagacaattctcacccatttttcccccaaaataaacccttttcatccttaatgaatatttggctataaagtcatttatatagtcacttctttaagtgacctaaataaccaaaaccctaattcatcacatatggctggccatttagggatttttgggcttttgggctttaatgaatctttattcattaaattgtcatacaacttaagttaatgggcttgacgttcgaagcccattgggccttaaggtccaaaactatcccgaagtcatttaacgaacttattcgtttgattaattaacatattaattaatccttgccataaataaatgattaaaccatttaatcattcttactcatttccgtttaatctccaatctctaccttttatggtgtgcgatccattaggttccttttagcgaggtagtgggcgattaaaaccattttacatcgattgtgaattgaaactattttcaattctccctttagtgattacacacgtttagggcttccacaaaccatgagtgacacctagcagcatatcatggttatccaagctaatcagaagaggttagagaacctattcagttcgagattacaaatgcaatacggtctttctctaatctaatactcttgaccacattgtttggtttgatagtttattttctcatgtctactatccaatgtgtgtcttgtgcttatatgattaccttgaatgtgattcggaacgcattccctaatctcattcatactctggccagagattcaaatcatatcagagagtattctccctcaaacggtttgaaggttagagatcccttgttgcgcattcacttgtctccatagataagtggcttgaccccaacgatgccgtggacactctcctgatggagtgactttgacataatcaaagatcaaggacttaaccacaagacaactatgatgcctcaggtcaaaggactactttgcattatcccaaccatgagttctcatgtgacatggaatatgagaacccttcgttgatcgcgttcagtgaactcattctctattgagcacctaccgtacttgtcttgatgtcacacacaccaatgactcgagactaatcactctccctgagagaagacatagtacgtactgatcttaacggactgtcaacgcccaattggcaatcctatgatcaggaacgtttaggatgtgtctacgaaagaatggtctcatgaatctaacttcattagattacattctcccaatcacatattccttggactttatcgtttaagcatataacatttatatgagacggctcaaacaataatctttgccctttatatgtaaaactagattagtttaacatgtgaaatgtccgtaaagtatcatcacatgattggctttagggcacatttccaacaatctcccacttgcactagagccaatcaggttggtcatcttgatgatacctcttctgtagtcatttcataaatggctgaatagtaggcctagacagtggatatctatatgtgttatccatagaagcaaccttgagaataacgacgtcaccattatacatgattctcaatcatgtggttcagtctctcatttgagttcggatcttgatgagaccttgattcccaggcttgagctatcgccccattagtgtgatacgctttctggttggaaccgaatagagagttcataaatgaactttcccatccaaacaacattgttgtaaacttctatatggcaatatatcttgcattcataatggaacacactaaagtcattactttaatgtttccatccaaatatctctttagtcataataaagagatattcgtttatctcttcattcataatgaagaaacatccaatgatggattagattcataatctaatacatttacgcttccattacattactttgattcttcctcgatctttgaggaatttatcctttaatatttcttaaatacttaaggactcacttgacagttgccatggttctgatcctgggcttgcactgatatcgtcttgtaccgttctaggtacaactcatatcaatgtttttcatacaatatgaaatacataaatcacctttctgcgtatgcataaaggattctatttatgcattatttctttgggagtcaaagggtacattccctttgagaagagcaacttgctagtctcactagaatcgtccttcttattgaagtttatcatcatatgagaaacttcctagcatccattgtctattattagggattgatataatccaattatatcatgaaatatatcattatagatttccatcccatgtatatagactatatctcccatatacattctatcttcatataatgtattaaagtcataactttaacgaagaagtattcttttcatttccaaaattaatatatcatatatatttaaattttaggaacatgattaactcccactaatcttttgtaaaactcgtaaacaaaagattcatttacatctttatgagaaatcaaacgatttgatcctttttcctcataaaatgcaaatagctcccactaactcgctaagatccatgatggatggatctctacaacttacatgtcttgtgatttatagttttagacatatattatcaagactatcttaataatggtttcggaaacccatattatgtccaaacattgaatcaccatttagttgtagctagcaatcttcgaattaattgaaactaagactacgtcaaaaatggttcctttaaagtcaaccattctctttgattgtagtcaccttaagctaccaattagcttatgaagatttcattatttcgagtcaaatggtactttaccatttccttgagtatatatcgtatatgcactcaatgtagtcataaattcaaaaccattcaactgagacggtttataaatccttatcgactaccttggagcttgtggtataggaactaggttgttatatttgttgaatactatcttgtctctcaaagaacccattcttcgagttctatctctcgttcatttgcttttaggcaaatcacattgtagaattacaatgaactacccaacaaaacaacatttgttagttggtttatagaagcgatatccaaaagttattttaaggatatcctacaagattgttatcaaacaaatattgcttattagcacacaaccccaaatcttaacatgcttaagatttgtccttctttccaactacatcatatggagtcatgaaaatattggaagatcttctcattgacaatcatattgtttttagaagtatatatcctatatatgggtaatagataacatctaacgaactaaaacttattcgagttcgttcttctcctaatggagaaatacattatcttatgatgcttatttccttgatatctttcaaggaaactgttctaaagtgttaccttatcttggatcaaatctaaggaggtaaatactttagacgtcttactcatcaacttacattacttgaattctttgaaacattttgcaaagtattcagacttgtgtttattcaaaataaactatagtccaaccgagagtgatcttcggtgaatgtcaatcaacatgagtagtatttatgtttgtggacaagtgccactaacatctaagtgaattggcctcaacaactttgtgattctttcttcttttcaaaagaataaagattcgaacatttcgcctctatacaattttaacaagaaggtattggatccggatctaacgatccaaagcgtccatctatgaccaactcgtaatttatgttttagaggtatcacaactttagttgggattagtcactaccttgcaaccttttgggttttaagcatcattattttctaaacagttaacactaccatattatctctactatagagataattaattagattaccataatccaatcattgattaataaagaacattgttttgtcaaacaaaacatttatccatttcacatagtgacggaatttagttccttaaaattggaatataaagacaatctatgtttttccaatttctttggtagttcatatgaggaagtaagtaccatctgctttcgcagagatctatatttgattcacgtttctgaatgtgaagcaccttttcttcactcatatatcttctacttcttattagtcacacttttacaacgatttgtaaaacatagtcactaatacggaatcatgcattcaagtagaagaaccaactgttttgaactattcaagaacaatttacaacaccttcgaaaggtgtgttcttgacacttgcaagacatttcttgcaaataccccttccaatatccatcctttcataaagaaagtttgttcccttggagttatttatcttctttatttgacttctccttttgactacaatagtcatggtccctaaactcccactatctctcttgaaacctttttcaattgtgttatacacatcaaacaattttggagagtatgtggttattgtttactacatagtttacaataaacttagtgaacgattaggatagggaaacaaaggtgaagtccttgcctagtttccgtctcgttaagtggtttatcacttcaacattcaatgattcaaaatcatcataagtccatgttaatggactatttttgtcaaccaaccattatgttctaaacataattacaaactttaaagagttgtacaaggcaactcttatttcttcacacaacaaattgtaagtgaagaattatggcacataaagtgttcatgcctttgtgctttcttctcaagttctttgttcatttaacaaagaaacaagcactagtgtttgcattgactaagggttgttcaaagcaactattatttcttcatacaacgatttgtaagtgaagaactaataacactaaaagtgtccttgtcattatgctaatcttcgtaagttcctttgttcatttaacaaaggtaagcattggttgtttgtgttgtcctcttcatgatagacctttctaacatgttcttccaatgatacattatcattaggaagattgtgaggatgagactacttagatacatatacaatccatgtaagaaattctttgggattgttgtact
It encodes the following:
- the LOC139190994 gene encoding uncharacterized protein, with the translated sequence MSKPVLIRRLAKWALLFNQYEIIYIPAKAVKGQALTYFLAGCLIQFHMTCQMKKCSMPMFFDRSTGLDEAEVGVVFVSPQKLVLPYSFCLKELCSNNVAEYQSLIIELVINQLLIEYEVRKDDLVPYYRLATQFLQRSDAVIVEHVPRKENQMADTLANLASNIALREGEDVNILICQRWVVLLIIESPLEDANIISILPIDTEEWRQLLINYLEHEKLPDNPRHRLDVQ